A DNA window from Purpureocillium takamizusanense chromosome 9, complete sequence contains the following coding sequences:
- a CDS encoding uncharacterized protein (COG:S~EggNog:ENOG503NZDY), with product MYDLSNVARHHFPSRSDGDDDAVYVLDLHRTAAGLASITSDQRLTLLDPTRFGGGSAAAAKSWELGHGGGVAALRVFDGPGGLVCTAGEDGGVAVWDVRAAGEAARVARFKASDAPILSMACSASTQTIAVGTELANHTASIYLWDVRTTPSPRAHYQEVHSDDVTTLSFHASQPALLLSGSTDGLVNVYDTRVADEDDLTLQTLNLGASIHHAGFLTDTEVYALSHDERFALYDVAEHRASGDATQAFGDLREALVAAGGGDDGVVPVPVQYVAGVTPKTDGSGAVIGAGSQDKQHFELVFMARDPARQQWVLDRANGVGLPGAHGEEIVRSFCFFDEEQLVFTAGEDGNIKAWRPGS from the exons GCACCACTTCCCGAgccgcagcgacggcgacgatgacgccgtgTACGTGCTGGACCTGCaccgcacggcggcgggcctcgcgTCCATCACGTCGGACCAGCGGCTGACGCTGCTGGACCCGACgcgcttcggcggcggcagcgcggcggcggcgaaaagCTGGGAGCTCGgccacgggggcggcgtggcggcgctgcgcgtgttcgacgggccgggggggctcgtgtgcacggcgggcgaggacgggggCGTGGCCGTGTGGGAtgtgcgcgcggcgggcgaggcggcgagggtggcgcGCTTCAAGG cgagCGACGCGCCAATCTTGAGCATGGCGTGCAGCGCGAGCACACAGACGATAGCCGTGGGCACGGAGCTCGCCAACCACACAGCCTCGATATACCTATG GGACGTGCGGacaacgccctcgccgcgcgcgcactACCAAGAAGTCCACTCCGACGACGTCACGACGCTGTCCTTTCACGCCTCGCAGCCGGCCCTCCTGCTCAGCGGCTCGACCGACGGGCTCGTCAACGTCTACGACacgcgcgtcgccgacgaggacgacctgACGCTGCAGACGCTCAACCTCGGCGCCAGCATCCACCACGCCGGCTTCCTCACCGACACCGAGGTCTACGCGCTCTCGCACGACGAGCGCTTCGCCCTCTACGACGTGGCCGAGCACcgcgcctcgggcgacgCCACGCAGGCGTTTGGCGACTTGCGCGAGGCCCTTGttgctgcgggcggcggcgacgatggtgtcgtccccgtccccgtgcagtacgtcgccggcgtgacgcccaagacggacggcagcgggGCCGTCATCGGCGCGGGATCTCAAGA caagcagcactTTGAGCTCGTCTTCATGGCGCGCGACCCGGCGCGCCAGCAGTGGGTCCTGGACCGCGCcaacggcgtcggcctgccGGGCGCGCACGGCGAGGAAATCGTGCGGTCGTTTTgcttcttcgacgaggagcagctggtGTTtacggcgggcgaggacggcaacaTCAAGGCCTGGAGGCCGGGCAGCTGA
- a CDS encoding uncharacterized protein (COG:Z~EggNog:ENOG503NY4P) has protein sequence MVKPLTFKGDKKPKKRKRDKAAVGDDDNDDDGAKQLQRARRDDEHDGSGKSSEVAAGDDTWVSAEAVTDVVGPVMIVLPTDKPSALACDPSGKVFAMPVENTVDDNPATAEPHDVRQVWVANKIAGTEHFRFKGHHGRFLACDKIGRLSATSEAVSPLECFTLIATADTPGTFQVQTLRDTLLTVMPPASSSAKAGAPPVAEVRGDADAISFDTTLRIRMQARFKPKLRASKEERALAKISRRELEEAAGRKLSEDEIKMLKRARREGDYHEKLLDIKVKGKHDKFA, from the exons ATGGTCAAACCGCTGACCTTTAAGGGCGacaagaagcccaagaagcggaagcgcgacaaggctgccgtcggcgacgacgacaacgatgatgatggggcgaagcagctccagcgcgcgcgccgcgacgacgaacacgatggcagcggcaaaAGCTCAgaggtggcggccggcgacgacacctGGGTGTCTGCCGAGGCGGTCACGGACGTGGTCGGGCCCGTCATGATCGTGCTGCCCACGGACAagccgtcggcgctggcgtGCGACCCGAGCGGCAAGGTGTTCGCCATGCCCGTCGAGAACACGGTCGACGACAAccccgcgacggcggagccGCACGACGTGCGCCAGGTCTGGGTCGCCAACAAGATTGCGGGCACCGAACACTTTCGCTTCAAGGGGCATCACGGACG GTTCCTCGCATGCGACAAGATCGGCCGCCTGTCCGCGACGTCCGAGGCCGTCTCACCGCTCGAGTGCTTCACCCTCATCGCCACGGCCGACACGCCGGGCACGTTCCAGGTGCAGACGCTGCGCGACACGCTGCTGACGGTCATgcccccggcgtcgtcgtcggccaaggcgggcgcgccgccggtcgcCGAGGTGcggggcgacgccgacgccatctcCTTCGACACGACGCTGCGCATCCGCATGCAGGCGCGCTTCAAGCCCAAGCTCAGGGCGTCCAAGGAGGAAAGGGCCCTGGCCAAGAtcagccgccgcgagctcgaggaggcggcgggccgcaaGCTGAGCGAGGACGAAATCAAGATGCTGaagcgcgcccgccgcgagggcgactaccacgagaagctgctggaCATTAAAGTCAAGGGAAAGCACGACAAGTTTGCGTGA